The DNA window TGGCGGAGCCAGTCCATCCAGACGGGAGACCGGGGAGGGAGGCCGCCGGCCATGGCGGCGGTGGTGACGCCCTCGGCGAGCTTCTCCTCGAAGCGCTCCAGGCGCTCCTCGGCTTCCACGACGATCTGGCGCATCACCGCCTCGGCGCGCTCCAGGGCCTCGGTGGCGGCGGCGTTCTGGGCGCGGCGCAGGACGGCGCGGGTGCGGTCCTCGCCGCCAGGGAGGGCGTCCGACACGCGGAGGATGCGGCTGCGGAGGGCGGACATCTCCGAGCCCTGCGGGAGGCGCAGCTCGGACATCACCTTCTCGCCGGTGGTCAGCCAGGCGAGGGAGTCGGTGATGAAGCGCGGGTCGCCGCGCTGGTAGTTGTCCATCAGCGCCTTCAAGGTCGAGAGGTGCGCGCCGAGGCGCTCGATCCGCATGAAGAGGAACACGCGTCACTCCTGCGTGAGCTTCCAGACCCGGGAGCCGTCGCGCTGCTCCTCGCCCACCCACTCCAGGCCTTCTTCGAGGAGGGTGAGGTGGAGCTGCGTGACCGTGGCCGGACCTCCGCCCGCGTTCTTGATGGTGTCGGTGTCCACGAGGACGTCGAGGTCCGGCAGCGCGGTGGGGCGCACGACGGCGGCGCGCTGGGCGGCCTCGGCGACCTGCTGCAGGAGCGTGGTGGTGGGCTTGATCGCGAGCACGGCCTCGGCACGCTGACGGGCGTCCTCCGGGTCGAAGCTGCGCCCCGCGGTGGGGTCCAGCAGCTGCGCTTGCATGAGCGTGCGGCGGAGGAGGCGCCGGAGCACCTTGGTGCTGGTCTCGCGGGCCGCTTCCCGGAAGAGGGAGTCGGAGATGGCCACGCCGCCGCTCCTCTGGTGCAGGTCGAGCAGCTCGTCGGCGAGCTCGCGCCCGAGGTCGGCCTGGTAGGTGGCGAGGAAGCCCTGGACGAGGGAGACGGCATCGAGGAGCCGCTTGCTGGCGTCGGCGGTGGCGCGGGTCTCCTCGTCGTCGAGGCCCTGAAGCGCGGAGGAGCCTGCGCTGGCGCTCTTCGCCGCGAGCTGGTCGACCGGGGCGAGCGCGTCGAGGGCCGCGCCGAGCGCCTTCGTGGTCGCCTCGGCGACGCTCCCGGGCACGGCGGCCTCGGCCTGCACGGCAGGGACGACGCCGGTGATCATGATCGGGAGGGTGACCGCGATGCGGCTGAAGCGGAGCCTCGGGACGGGCAGCCCGCGGAGCATCTCGTTCTGGCGGTAGCGGTCGGCGATGCGGAGGGCCTCGACGTCGGCCACGTTGCGGGCCGAGGCGATGCTGGAGACGAGGGCGCCGAGCACGTCGGAGAGCTTGAGCTTGGGTTTCTGGGGGTCCATGCGCGCGGGAGGGGAGATGGAGCCGCCGGGCGCTCCCAGGTCCGGCGGCTCCGAGGGTCAGCCTCGACTGAGGAGGAGCTTGTTGTGCGCGGGGTCGAGCCCCACGATCGTGTAGTTGATCCCGCCGACCGAGAGACGGGCGCCGGTGGTGAACTTGGAGATGTCGCCGTCGATCACCATCTCCGTGACGACGGTGGTGGCGGCCGTCCGGGGATCCGGCATGGCGGGCACGGACGGCTGCGGCCCGGGAGGCAGCGGGGCAGGAGCGCGCCTGGTCCCCATCGAGGCCACCTTGGGGGGGTTCTTGACCGTGACCGGAGTGCCTACCTTGACCACGTTGGCGAGCGCAGGCGCGAATGTCAGCTCGCTGGTCGACGTGTCGATCGAGCTGACGGTGCGAGGAGCGCCGTCGAGCATGAACGTGCCACCCTGGACCACGGCGGCGAGATTGCCAGCAACCTCGATCTTGGTGTCGGTGGCGGTGGTATCCGTCGTGACGGTCAGCGAGATCGTTCCTCCGGTGACCTGCTTCTCCTCGATGACGTTCTCGAGGAGGGTCAGCAGGCGCTCGGTGCCGGAGGGCATGTCCTGGTTCCTGACCTGCACCATCACGTGCATGTCGAAGGTCCGCTCCTCCTTGTCGGAGTTCGAGCTCTTCTTCTGGTAGGAGGTCTTCGACTGGACCGAGGCGTTCACGAACCACGCCCGGGTCGAGGCCGACGCATCGACCACCTGCTCGAAGTTCTGCTCCGAGTGCGACTCGGTGATCGAGGTGATCTTGGCGTTGAACTCGATGGTCCCGCTCTCCACCGTGACGTATGGGATCGGGAGCATCGTGATGAAGGGGACCGTCAGGGTGAAGTCCTGATCCTGCCCCTGGTCATCCTTGCGGGTGTAGCTGAAGTCGACGTTGATGACCTTGCCATCCTGGTCGAAGCCCACCTCGCGGATGAAGTTGGCGGTGGTGATGGCCGACCTGGCCTGCGCCTCGACGATGGCGTTGAGCGGGCCGCCGATCAGGTTGCCGAAGTCCAGTGTGGCTAATTCTCGTCCTGAAACAGGCATGGATGTCTCCTTGGTTCTACCGCAGGCAGGCGGCCCGCCCCGTGGCAGCGACGAGCGTAGCATGACCGGCTGACCGGGTGGTAAGGGCGACCACGCGGGGGTGTACGGAAGGAAGACCCCTGTCTTCGTCGGATCCGGCTGGATTCATGCATCCCCTCCGCGCAGAGCGCTGCCCTACCAGCCCCTCGGGCATCGCGCCGGACTGACCGATCGCCGGCGCCGAGCTTCGTCGTGTGACGCGTCTGCCGCGACTCCGTTCTTCACGGCCATGTCGTTGGTGGTCGGACGAAGGGGCAGCAGTCCACGATTCCCGAACAGATCATGCCAGCTGCAGCCAGCGAGATACGGCGCCCACGCCAGATGGCTGCGCGACGGGGTCCGCGCATTCCACGGTCGAAAACGGAGAGAGTGAGCAAGCCCGACAGATGATTTCGAGCAAACAATCGCACCTTGGGACGACGCTGCTCCAGAATCCCCTCGAATGAGTCACGTCGGAGCGCCGTTCCTCGATGCTCTCGTCAGCTGAATACGGCGACTCGCCATCCAGCGGCGGAGGGATTGGCCCGCCGAAGAGGCGCGGCCACGCACCAGCACGCGCTTTCTTCCCGCGTCGGCGCGGGGGTCGGACCCTGCCAGACAGTCGAATGACATCGACATCATCGGTTCCAGCCATTGCGGTGCTGGCGTGGAAGATCCTGCCCTCAGGTCTCACCTCACGAGTCGTGTATAGGCCCTCACGGTTACGGGTTGACCAGGGGCGAAAACATAAGACAGACTGCATCCCGTCGCGCGGCTCCGCTCGTCGGTGAACGCGTTCGATCCAGGGTATTCGTCCATCGTCTCCCTTCGCGCCGTCCCTCATTGCAAGGATGGCTCGCGCGGGCCTGCCGACAGCAGCCCCGTGCCATTCATCGCCCTGCGCACGCGATTCTAGCCAATCGAATGCGCACGTCATCTTGCCGGCGCTCCTCATGGCCGGTTCGGTCCACGGGTGCGCCCGCAGCTCGTGAACCATCCATGCGACCTCCCGAGCCCACTCCCCAGGAAGGCCCCTCATGAACAGCGAATTCAATGACGAGACATTCATTCTCCACGCGCGCGTGATCGATGTCCGTGATTCGACAGGTATCAGCGGCCTCACGGTGGAGGGCTGGAGCCGGAGGTCGCAAGGCCACGAACTTCTGGCCGTGGCCACCACGGAGCAAGGCGGCTATTTCGTCTTCGAGATCGATCGGGCGACGCTCGTGTCGCTCGTGGGCGTGAAGCCAGTCATGCTCTCGTTCCGGATCTTCGATGACAGTCTGCTGCTGCTCGACACGGGCACGACACTTCAATGGCGCGTGGGGGATCCAGAAACCTCGCTGACCATCGAGGTCAACCCGGCCGCCACGCCGAGCATCGGCGCGCGCTCGAACTGGAGCGTGCGAGGGAAACTGGCCGATTCAGACGGCAATCCGCTGCAGGGCAAACGTGTCACCGCGGTGGATCGCAACGTCGGTCTTCCGGACAAGTCACTCGGCGAGAGCACGACCGACATCCGGGGGCGCTTCAGGATCACGTACGACGGGACGGACCTCGGCCGGCCACACAAAGCGCGTGCCGATCTCGCCGTGCGCGCGCTGGAAGCGGTCACGTCAGAGGAGCTGGCGAAAGCGTTCGTCTGTCGGGCGCCGCCGAACGCCGTCGTCGATTTGACCGCAACCGAGCCCCCCCAGAAAACCTCGGAGTTCGAGCGGCTCGCTGCCGCGGTGACGCCCGTCATCGGGTCCGTCGAGCCCCACGAACTGGGCGACGGCGATGTGGATCTGGCGGCCTGCAGCGCCGAGGTCGATCGAGACCACCTCCATCTTTTTGTGCTCGCTCATCGAATGGCCGAGGGGACCACGATCGACCCGGAGGTCTTCTATGGGCTGCTTCGCTGGGGCTTGCCGACGGAGCGTCCACAGCTCGTCCTGGCGGGGCGCACCGTCCATGAGGAAGCGCTTCGCTGGGCCGTGGACGAGAACATCATCCCTGCCATGACGGAGGGCGACATCAATGACGCCCTCGAGGAGCTCACCAATCTTGCCGCGACGGTGGCCCTGGAAGAGGAGCGGACCCCGGGGGCCGGGATGCTCAGCGACCTGCTGGCCACCGCGCTGCCCGATCCGAATCGGCAGGTCAATCTCTTGAAGCGCTACGTGGACCACGACGGGCCAGCTTCGGCGTTCTGGGAGGAGCTGCGGAACGATCCCGGGTACACAGGCTCCGAGGTCGACAAGGTGCAGCTCGCCCTTCAGCTCGGCGTGCTCGTACGTTATCACTTGCCGCTCTTCCATCATCTGGAGGATGGCTTCGCGACGAGCACGTTCCAGTCCTTGCGAGAGCTGGCAATGCTGCAAGAGGACGACTGGATCGATCTACTCAAGGACGATACCAATGGTCCCATCATTGGCGCACCTGCGGATATTCCGGGGGATACGACCGACGAGCGCATCCATCATTATGCTTCCGTACTCACGCAGAGCCTCGAGGCCGCATTCCCAGGGGCAGCTCTGGCAGGGCGCTTGCCGGCAGCCCCCGCGGTCCTGACGGACGCGCTCGAAGTCCTGAGCCGGGTCAAGGATTTCGAGCTGGGCCAGGTACGCATCGACGATTTCCTCGCGGCAAATCCGGACACGCTCTCGGGCGTCAGCCAGCCCGCCGTCACGAAGGCGCAGCTCAAAGGGATCGACCGGCTCTACCGGCTGACCACATCGACTGCGGAGATCTCCGCGCTGATGGAGACAGGGCTCGACTCGGCCCAGAGCGTGGTCCGGCTGGGGCGCGCGCGCATGGGCCAGCTCCTCGAAAACAAGCTCACGGTGGGACGCATCGACGCGATCTTCAGCGCGGCACGACAGGTGACCGCCTCGTCGCACACACTCGCGACCCGTTATCACGCGGCGTTCAACGGGCTCTCGGCGCACGTCCTGCCCACCCCTTCGGCGCCGGACATGTCCGAGATCGCGAGCTGGCCCGCCCTCTTCGGCTCCCTCGATTTCTGCGTCTGCGGCCATTGCCGCTCCGTCTATGGGCCGGCGGCGTACCTGGTCGATCTGCTCCAGTTCCTCCACCGCCAGCTCGCAGGTCAGGGCTCGGCAACATGGTCCCATTACAGCATCTTCACGCAGCAGACGGTGCAGTTCACGTCGAACGACTCGGCGCGTGACATTCTCCTCGCCCGGCGGCCCGACATCGCCAGCATCGAACTCACCTGCAAGAACACCGACACGCAGCTCCCCTACGTCGATCTGGTGAACGAGATCCTCGAGTACGCCGTCGCGAACACCGAGCTGTCGCCGACGGTCGCGTTCCCCGAGCACATCGCCACGGTGGGCACCCCCGCGCAGCTCGCGGCGCTGCCTCAGCCGCCGCCAAGCGACAAGGAGGAGGTGCAGGAGATGGCCTATCAGCTCCTCGCCGAGGCACCCTATCCCTGGGGGCTGCCCTTCAACATCGGCCTGGAGGAGAGCCGCATCCACCTCGACCACCTGGGCGTCTCGCGCGCTCGGCTGATGGAGGTGCTCGACCGCAGCGAGGAGTCCCGCCCCCATGCTCCGCCATCGGAGGCGCTGACGCTCGAACGGCTCCGGCTGTCGCCCGCCGGGTGGCAGCTCCTCCTGGGCACATTCACAGAGAGACCCTGGAAACTGTACGGGCTCCTCGAGACAGGCAACTCGCTCCAGGATCCCACGGGCACAAGCACGAGCCCCATCCAGGGCACCTGGGTCGGTGTCCTCCGGCACGTCTCCATCCTCCTGAATCGGACGGGGCTGACCTACGAGGCGCTGCGAGAGGTGCTCGCTACGGACTTCGTCGATCCCGAACCGAAGTCGCTCGCCATCGAAGCGGCCTCGGGGGCGGATCCGCTCACCTGCAAGATCGCGGAGCTGCGCGTCCCGGCGCTCGATGCCGCCGCGCTGGACCGAATTCATCGCTTCACCCGCCTGCAGCGGGCGCTCGGCTGGACGGTCGCCGAGGTCGACCAGGCGCTCAGCACGTTCGGCGGCGAACTCGATGAAGACATGCTCGTTCACCTCGCCGATGTCGTCATGCTCCAGTCCGAGGTGAAGATCCCCATCCTGGAGATGCTCACCTGGTGGGGGAACATCCAGACGCGTACCCCGCTTTCCGAGACGCCTTCGCTCTACGAAAAGCTGTTCCTCAACCAGGCCGTCACCAATCCAGTCGATGCCGCGCTGCAGCTGAACAGCAACGGGACCGACCTCGCGACGCCGCTCGATCTCGCCACCCACCATGCCGCGCTTCTCTCTGCCCTGCGATGTTCTCAAGCGGAGCTAGATCTCCTCACGAACATTGACGCAGCCAACGCGGAGCAGACCTTCCTCCTCGCAGATGGCTGGCTCGGACTCACTGAACTATCACGCATCTTCCGCGCCATCTCCATGGCACGAGCGCTGTCGTTGCCGGTGCGCGAACTGCTGATTCTGAGCGACATATCCGACATCCACATTCTGAAGACGCCCATCCCCTGGGATACGCGCCAATTCGTCCAAATAGCAAAGGAGGTCGTGGCGTCACGCTGGGGGATCACCGCGCTGCGTGGTCTCCTCCGCCATCTCCCATCATTGGTGCCAGCGCCCACCCCTGAACCTGTGGAGGTGTTCCTCGATGATCTCAAAGCGCGTCGCCACCAACTCGTGGCGAACTTCGTATCTTCCGAGGCTCAGGAATCACCTGCACCACTCGTGCGCGCGATGGTCCTCAGCCGACTCGGCGAGGTGGTCAGGCTCGACGCTGCGATCATCGAGGAGCTGACGACACGGATCCTGCATTCTCCGGATGACGACTCTCGCTCTGCACTCTCCGTCTTTCTCGATTGGCAAGACGAGGAATCCGGAGCACTGATTCCTACTCGGACTGACGCTCGTGTCACATTTCTTCGCCTGGAGAAGGTGGCAGGGCTGCTCAATCGACTCAAGATCACGCGGGACGAGCTGCGCTGGATGGTCGCGCCCGAGGAGGGAGAACCAGTGATTCAGCTCGATGCGATTCCCGTCCTTCCGGGAGTACCGAATCTAGCGCTCCTCAATGGGTGGCTGACCCTGGTTCGACTGACCCGCTTGCGGGATTCGCTCCCGACGGGCAAAGAGGCCCTGGCCGAACTCTTCCGGGTATACTGGCAGCACCCGGATGGTCCCTCGATAGACCCCCTTCCATCAGAAACCTTCCTGGCCGCGCTGGCTCACCACACAAAATGGTTGTATCCCGACGTGGAAACGCTGGCCACGCGTTTCAAAAATCTCCATCCGGGAACGCGCCTCCTGCGGATGGCGACAGCGCTCTCCTCGCTCCGTCGGCTGGGCATCAACGCCGCCAAGGGTATCGCCTGGGCCGACGCAGCCACCACCCCCTCGGCGGCCAGGGCGACGGCGCTCGACATCCGCAACACCGTCAAGGCGAAGTACGACGAGGCCCAGTGGAACACCGTCGCGAAGCCGCTGCGCGACGTCCTGCGCGAGCGTCAACGTGACGCGCTCGTGGGGTATCTCCTCTGGCAGGGTGACCACGCGGACAAGAACCGCCTCTATGCCGAGCTGCTCGTGGACGTCGAGATGAGCGCCTGCCAGCTCACCTCCCGCATCGCTCAGGCGATCAGCTCCGTCCAGCTCTTCGTGCAGCGATGCTTCCTCCACCTGGAGGCGGGCGTGAAGCTCGACGAGGAGGCGGCACGCGAATGGAAATGGATGCGCAACTACCGGGTGTGGGAGGCCAATCGCAAGGTCTTCCTCTATCCGGAGAACTGGATCGAGCCTGACCTCCGCGATAACAAGACGCCTTTCTTCAAGGACTTCGAGAATGAACTCCTCCAGAGCGATCTCGACAAGTCCAGCGCCGAGAAAGCGTACTCCACGTACCTGGTGAAGCTCGATCAGGTGGCGCGGCTCGAGGTGATGGGCATGGTCCGCCAGAAGGAGGGGAGCGGCAAGAATGCGCTGAGCGTGCTCCACGTGTTCGCGCGGACCCGCGACACGCCGCACAGCCATTTTTATCGCCGCCGCGAGGGGGACGATACGTGGTCGCCGTGGGAGAAGCTCGACATCGACATCCAGAGCGATCACCTCATCCCCGTCGTCTTCGAGCGCCGTCTGCTCCTCTTCTGGGCGATCTTCGAGACGAAGCCGTCAGCGGATCAGAGCGCGAGCATGGGGACTGCGACGGACCCCGGAAAGCCGCCGACGCAGGAGCGACACATCAAGCTCGCGTGGTCCGAATATCAGAATGGGAAATGGACGTCACAGCGAAGCGTGAATGCGCCCGCAATCGTCCAGCCGCTCACTGAGTACGAGGACTTTTACCCGATCACCGACTTCTACTTCCGTGCGTTCAACCGCTATCCCCTGTTCGGCACCAACAATGCTCCTGCGCTCGTCGTGGAGGCTCTGCTTGGCCGTGGTCAACACGCCTCCGAGCCTACCAGGGCCAAGAGCAGGCGGCTGGGAGAGTTCGTCCTCTCGGATTGCCGAGGAAGGTGGACATCCGAGGACGTCACGGCAACCGCGCTCTCGTTCAACATTCGGCAGCCTGGCCGAGCCCGCCGGAACCGGATGGCCCTTCTCCAGAGCGCCTCATCGTCCGACCAGCGACTTCATGTACTCAGCGGGACGCTCGCATCAGGATCGTCGAAGAACCTTTCCAGCACGGGTGAGCAGCTGGTCGTCCTGAAGGCCACGCCCGGCGAGTTCAGGATTCTCTTTCCGAACAGCTACGAGGACTTCCTGTCTCAGGATGCCTTCTTCTACGAAGACACGACCCGCAGCTTCATCGTCACGCCCCGAAAAGACCCCGTCAATCGGTGGGTCGTCAAAGAGGACATTCGCTTCGACGCAGTGCCGATCGTCTGGAACGACGACACACTCAAGCTCGAACTCCCCGATGACCTCTCCCCCTTCAACCTGCAGCAGGAGAGCGGGTTCGTCGCGCTCGAGGGAGGCTCGCGCAAAGACGAACTGCTCGAGCGATGGTCGAAGTCCACGCCAGAGGTGATCAACATCCCGCTGACCACGCTGAAGCAGCGGTATCTGTTCGAGCCATTTCACCATCCGTACGTCTGTCGCTTCATCAAGGAGGTCAATCGGTACGGGCTCGACGGCCTGCTCGAGTGGTCGCGGCATTCCACGCCACTCCAGCTCTTGCGGCAGGACAACTTCGCTTCACGCTATCTCCCCACCCAGGTCGTCGCGCTGCCCTACCCGGTCGAGGACGTGGACTTCTCTCCGCGCGGTGCCATGAGCACCTACAACTGGGAGCTGTTCTTCCACGCGCCCTTGCTCATTGCGGATCGGCTGAGCAAGAACCTGCGCTTCGAGGAGGCGCAGCGGTGGTTCCACGCCATCTTCGACCCGACCACGGGCTCCACGGCGCCGATCCCCCAGCGCTTCTGGAAGGTCCGGCCCTTCTTCGAGAACGCGGATCTGACGGCCATCGACGAGCTGCTCGCCGGCCAGGTGGAGTCGCTGTCGCTCCAGATCGAGGCGTGGCGACGGGATCCCTTCAATCCCCACCACATCGCGCGATTGCGGCCTCTTGCCTACCAGAAGACGGTGGTCATGAAGTACATCGACAACCTGATCCGGTGGGCCGATCACCTGTTCCGGCAGGACACCGTCGAGTCGACGACGCAAGCGACGCAGCTCTACGTGCTGGCCGCGGAGATCCTGGGGCCACGCCCCCGGTCGATGCCGAAGCGGGGCGACACGGGAGCGAAGACGTACCGAGAGCTGGAGCCGCTGCTCGACGACATGTCGAACGCGCTCGTCGAGATCGAGTCATGGACTCCCTCGGGGACGGGCGGCACCAACATCGGAAGCGACGCGCTCGCCGAGCCGCTGGTCATGCCCAGCATGCTCTACTTCTGCGTTCCGCCGAACGACATCCTGCTCGGCTACTGGGACACGGTGGCGGATCGGCTGTTCAAGCTCCGCCACTGCATGAGCATCGACGGTGTCGTGCGGCAGCTCCCCCTCTTCGAGCCGCCCATCGATCCGGCGCTGCTCGTCCGGGCAGCGGCGGCAGGGGTCGACCTGTCGACGGTGCTCCAGGATCTCAGCGCGCCCGCGCCGCACCAGCGGTTCCCGCTGCTGCTCCAGAAGGCGAACGAGATGGTCGCGGAGGTCAAGTCGCTGGGTCAGGCGTTCCTGTCGGCGCGCGAGAAGCGTGATGCCGAGGAGCTGTCGCTCCTTCGGTCGAACCACGAGCTTCGGCTGCTCGACGCGATCCGGCAGATCAAGCAACAGCAGGTACACGAGTCGCGAGAGTCCCTGGCAGCGCTGCGCAAGACGTATGAGGCGACGTCGATCCGTAACCAGTTCTACCGCGACGTCGCGCGCTTCAGCGCTTGGGAGGTGGCGCACCTGACCATGCACGGTACAGCCTCCATCGCTCAGGCGATCATTCAGGGAATGATGTCGGCAGCCGCAGTGTCCCATTCGCTCCCGAGCTTCACCACGGGCGGCGCCGGTGCCATGGGATCTCCCGTCGCGGTCTCGACAGTCATGGACGGCACCAAGACCGGAAACTCCATGTCTTCTGGAGCCTCGGCGGCCAACATCGCCGTCAGCCTGCTGCGCGACGGTGCCACGGCAAGCGCCACCGTCGGCGGCTACGAGCGGCGCTGGGACGACTGGAAGCTCCAGGAGCGCGTCACGGCCCGGGAGCTTCAGCAGATCGAGAAGCAGATCGTGGCGGCGGAGATCCGGCTGGCGATCGTGGAGAAGGAACTCAGCAACCACGAGCTGCAGATGGAGCAGGCCCGTGAGGTCGCCGAGTACCTCCGCGACAAGTTCTCCAGCCAGGCGCTCTACGACTGGATGTCGTCCCAGCTCGCGACGCTGTACTTCCAGTCCTTCCAGCTCGCTTACGATCTCGCGAAGCGGGCCGAGCTGGGTTTCCGCTTCGAACGGGGACTCACGACATCGTCCTTCATTCGCTTCGGCCACTGGAACAGCCTGCGCAAGGGCCTCCTCGCGGGTGAGGCGCTCAGCCTGGATCTCAAGCGGCTCGAGCTCGCCTACCTGGAGCACGACAAGCGTGAGCTGGAGCTGACCAAGCAGATCTCGCTGCTCCAGCACGCGCCCGGTGCGCTCCTGGCGCTCAAGACGACGGGATCCTGCACCATCGATCTGCCAGAGCAGCTCTTCGACAGGGACTTCCCTGGGCATTACCTGCGCCGCTTGAAGAACGTCAGCCTGACGTTGCCCTGCGTCGTTGGGCCTTATGACGGGATCAACTGCACGCTCACCTTGACCGAGAGCAAGGTGCGACACAGCAACGTCTCGGCCGATGCGACCGATTACTTGAACGAGACGGAGATGCGGGTGGCCCATACCCCCGTCAGCTCGATCTCCACAAGCCATGCGCAGAACGACAGTGGGCTCTTCGAGGTCAACTTCCGGGACGAGCGCTATCTGCCCTTCGAGGGAGCGGGAGCGATTTCCTCCTGGAAGCTGGACCTACCGCATGAGTGCCAGGCATTCGATGTCGGATCGCTCTCCGACGTCATCCTCCACGTGCGCTACACGGCGCGTGATGGCGGGGAGATACTCCGACAGCACGCGAGCGCGGCACTCGCGACCTGGCTTGCCGACGACGAGGGCCCTCTCCCGCCGCTCGCCAAGCTGGTCAGCCTGCGGCACGACTTTCCGGTCGCCTGGCAGGCCTTGCTCGACCCGTCGGGCACCCAGGAGCTCACGTTCGCGCTCGAGCACGAGCTGTTCCCGGTGCCGCTTCGAGGCAAGAAGCTGACGATCCTTCGGGTCGATCTGGTCCGGGTTCTCACCCCCGGGAAGACGGCCTCGTTCAGCCTGTCGCTGCCTCTGGCGGGCGCCCCCGGCGGCACCCCGCTGGTCCTTCCCGACGAGGAAACAGGGACCACATCGGACTTCAAGACGTGCGAGTTCGATGCTCCCGCTTCGTTGACGCTCTCGGCGATCCTCACGCCTCCCAGCACCGCGACAGCGCTCGCTGAGGAGCTGCAGGACATCCTCGTCATCGCCCACTACACGGCCAGCACGGTCAGCTGAGAGGTAGCCACCATGAATCCTCGTCGCACCAGGGATGACGTGCAGGACCAGGCTGCGCCCAGTGCAGCGGCCAGCAGTGGAAGCAAGGAGGGGGGCGAGCGCGCCGAGGCGTCGCCGCCGCGCGGGCTGACGCCCGTCGCAGCGCCGTCCCCTTCCCTTCCCAAGGGCGGCGGGGCCATTCGCGGGATCGGTGAGAAGTTCTCGGTCAGCCCGGCGACGGGCACTGGTTCGCTCACCGTTCCCATCGCGGTCAGCCCGGGTCGGGCGGGCGCACAGCCAGACCTCGGGCTGTCGTACGATTCGAGCACGGGGAACGGGCTGTTCGGCGCAGGCTGGCAGCTGTCGGCGCCGCGGATCACGCGCAAGACCGACAAGGGATTG is part of the Chondromyces crocatus genome and encodes:
- a CDS encoding DUF2589 domain-containing protein yields the protein MPVSGRELATLDFGNLIGGPLNAIVEAQARSAITTANFIREVGFDQDGKVINVDFSYTRKDDQGQDQDFTLTVPFITMLPIPYVTVESGTIEFNAKITSITESHSEQNFEQVVDASASTRAWFVNASVQSKTSYQKKSSNSDKEERTFDMHVMVQVRNQDMPSGTERLLTLLENVIEEKQVTGGTISLTVTTDTTATDTKIEVAGNLAAVVQGGTFMLDGAPRTVSSIDTSTSELTFAPALANVVKVGTPVTVKNPPKVASMGTRRAPAPLPPGPQPSVPAMPDPRTAATTVVTEMVIDGDISKFTTGARLSVGGINYTIVGLDPAHNKLLLSRG